The DNA window AGCATCTCGTACAACAAAAACCGCTGATCCCGTTCGTCCAGAATGAGATTTGCCATAACCGTCCGTCTCCTTGTGTTGGTTTTTAAATCCCGGCCATCATAATGGGAGGGAGTCCAGGCTGTCAATGCCGTTCTTCCTGAGGACAACAGGAGGGAGGAGGCCCGGACTAAGCCGGAGGATTTCCTCCATTGCCGCACCCGCGAGCGCCTGCACAGTGCCATCCGGTTCTTTCAAAAGGGCACGCGAAAAATCTGGAAAGCCATCCGGATTTGGCCCTTCTGCGAACCGCCTTGGCCCGAAGTTCGTTTTGATCCGTTTCCATAAACTCAGCCCTCAACCCCCTGTGCTCCAAATAGAGATGCAACCGTCTGGTAGGGTTCGCGTTTCTGTAGTCATTTAAAAGATCATCCCTTGTTCTTTTCATCTTGTCTGCCTCCTTGCTTGTGAAATCACGCATCCCCGGGTCTTGACCCCGGTCGCTTTCATCACCCGATTCGATTCTGTGAGCCGAACATTTCTCACACATGAACCCTTCAACTCCTCAATTCCTAAGGCGGCCTAACCGCCGCAACCGAAAATTTTCACACAAAGTCACCAAGACACAGAGACTTTTTTTTGTCTGAAGGCTATTACCGAATAACGGACATCAAAACTTCTTCGCGTCCTTGCCGCCTTGGCGGTTCAACAAAACTTCTCCGCAAATTGCGTAGAAGCTGCAAACAAAGATTTTATAACGTTCGGTTCAAAATAGGGCTTGACCGACAGAAACGGAAGTGGCATATATGACATATGAAATGTCGTTCATGCCAAAATGAGGGGATGCCATGAAAAAGGTTGCGATTCTGGCCTTGTTCAACACCATGGCCTCGACAGTCATCGCTCCAATGGATACCTTTTATCAGGCCGGGGTGATCTGGAATTATTTCCGCGGCCGAAGGCCGAAACCCTTGTTTGAAACAGAGATCGTTACCACGGACGGCAAGCCCTTCAAGTGTCTGAACGGGACAATTATCACGCCGGATAATTCCATTCATGACGTGGACACCACCGATCTGATCGTTGTCTCTTCCATCCTCGATATTGAAAAGACCCTGAAATATGAGGGCGAGGCCGTTTCCTGGCTGAAGCATCATCATGGGCGGGGGACGCATATCGCATCCATATGCACCGGTGCGTTTGTGCTGGCGGAGACCGGACTGCTGGACGGGAAAACCGCAACCACCCACTGGGGCGCTGCGGACGAGTTCAGACAACGATATCCCCGGGTCCGGCTCAAACCGGAGAGGCTGATCACGGACGAGGGGGATCTTTTCTGTTCGGGAGGGATGAACGCGGGTACGGACCTCTGCCTCTACCTGGTGGAAAAGTATTGCGGGCATGAGGTGGCGCTGCAAAGCTCAAAGGCCATGATCTCAGATATCGGGCGCACCCTTCAAGCCCCTTACGCCATCTTCCAGTTCCAAAAAGACCATAATGATCCTCAGATCCTGTCCGCCCAGAAGCTCCTGGAGCAGAATTTTCACCAGAGCTATCCCTATGAGGAACTGGCGCGAAAATTCGGGATGAGCCGAAGGACATTCGAGCGCCGGTTCAAGGCCGCGACCGGAGACACCCCCCTGGTATATCTGCAGAGAATCCGGGTGGAGACGGCGAAACGGATGCTTGAGACAGAAGATGCTTCATTTGATGAAATTGTCTACCGTGTCGGATATGAAGATACAAGTGCTTTCAGGAAGATATTCCTGAAGCAGACGGGCCTTCGTCCCACAGAATACAAACAGCGATTCCAGAAAATATAACCTATCGATACCATGGTACTTGGGACAGGCTCCCTCCTTGCTCTCTTGACGGCTTTTGACATGGGGGGTTGATCGCTCCTCAAAAAAGAGGGGAATGTCCTAAAATGAAACTCAACACGTTCTGCATCGGTTATGGGGCGGGGGACTCATGGCATGCAATTCTTACATCCTGTTAAATGAGCTGACGCTGCATTCATGCAATCTTAACTCCTTCCAGGGCCTAAACAGGTCTGTAAACACGGCAACTTCTAACGAATTATGGCGTATTTTCGTCACAATTCC is part of the Deltaproteobacteria bacterium genome and encodes:
- a CDS encoding GlxA family transcriptional regulator — its product is MKKVAILALFNTMASTVIAPMDTFYQAGVIWNYFRGRRPKPLFETEIVTTDGKPFKCLNGTIITPDNSIHDVDTTDLIVVSSILDIEKTLKYEGEAVSWLKHHHGRGTHIASICTGAFVLAETGLLDGKTATTHWGAADEFRQRYPRVRLKPERLITDEGDLFCSGGMNAGTDLCLYLVEKYCGHEVALQSSKAMISDIGRTLQAPYAIFQFQKDHNDPQILSAQKLLEQNFHQSYPYEELARKFGMSRRTFERRFKAATGDTPLVYLQRIRVETAKRMLETEDASFDEIVYRVGYEDTSAFRKIFLKQTGLRPTEYKQRFQKI